One genomic region from Jiangella sp. DSM 45060 encodes:
- the dacB gene encoding D-alanyl-D-alanine carboxypeptidase/D-alanyl-D-alanine-endopeptidase, giving the protein MATWTRTLAVTAGATALVMTGNVASHLLAAEPEAAPPDALTADLDAILDDPRLDGGQASVVVRDAATGETLYEHDADERLMPASNEKLLTSAVALDVLGPEHTFATTVATAGQRTGPILRGDVYLRGTGDPTMLASDYAGLAKQLAAGGVRLVSGRVLADDTWFDDVRLGNDWAWDDEPYYYAAPVSALTVAPDTDYDAGTVIVTVDPGAAAGDPARISVTPDTDAVTIVDEATTGTENDISVEREHGTDRIVVSGTVAAGGSGVSEWASVAEPTDYAADVFVKALAAEGVRVTGGIGRGVTPSGATVVAEHESMPLSELMVPFLKLSNNGHAEVLIKAMGREVAGEGTWAAGLAVLRDRLAGFGVDTPTVANRDGSGLSRRNLIPAAELADLLVAAQDRPWFDTWYEALPIAGESDRMVGGTLRSRMRDTPAAGNVHAKTGSLTGASALSGYVDDADGRRLVFSIVLNDYLSGKPSDLEDAIAVRLATHSEDAAARLTSVDIPAADLPDDVECSWVKAC; this is encoded by the coding sequence ATGGCCACCTGGACCCGCACTCTGGCCGTCACGGCCGGCGCCACCGCGCTGGTCATGACGGGGAACGTCGCCTCACACCTACTGGCGGCGGAGCCGGAGGCGGCTCCACCCGACGCCCTGACCGCCGACCTCGACGCGATCCTCGACGATCCGCGGCTGGACGGCGGTCAGGCGTCGGTGGTCGTGCGCGACGCCGCGACCGGCGAGACGCTGTACGAGCACGACGCCGACGAGCGGCTGATGCCGGCGTCGAACGAGAAGCTGCTGACCTCGGCCGTCGCGCTGGACGTGCTCGGGCCGGAGCACACGTTCGCGACCACCGTCGCGACGGCCGGGCAGCGGACCGGCCCGATCCTGCGCGGCGACGTGTACCTGCGCGGCACCGGCGACCCGACGATGCTGGCGTCGGACTACGCGGGGCTGGCGAAGCAGCTGGCGGCCGGCGGGGTCCGCCTGGTGTCCGGGCGGGTGCTGGCCGACGACACCTGGTTCGACGACGTCCGCCTCGGCAACGACTGGGCCTGGGACGACGAGCCGTACTACTACGCGGCGCCGGTCTCGGCGCTCACGGTCGCGCCCGACACCGACTACGACGCCGGCACCGTCATCGTGACCGTCGACCCGGGTGCTGCCGCCGGCGACCCGGCCCGCATCTCCGTCACCCCCGACACCGACGCCGTCACCATTGTCGACGAGGCCACCACCGGCACGGAGAACGACATCTCCGTCGAGCGCGAGCACGGCACCGACCGCATCGTCGTGTCCGGCACCGTCGCGGCGGGCGGCAGCGGCGTCAGCGAGTGGGCCAGCGTCGCCGAGCCCACCGACTACGCCGCCGACGTGTTCGTCAAGGCGCTGGCGGCCGAGGGCGTGCGCGTGACCGGCGGCATCGGCCGCGGCGTCACGCCATCCGGCGCGACCGTCGTCGCCGAGCACGAGTCGATGCCGCTGAGCGAGCTGATGGTGCCGTTCCTCAAGCTCAGCAACAACGGCCACGCCGAGGTGCTGATCAAGGCGATGGGTCGCGAGGTCGCGGGCGAGGGCACGTGGGCCGCCGGGCTCGCCGTCCTGCGCGACCGCCTCGCCGGCTTCGGCGTCGACACCCCCACCGTCGCGAACCGCGACGGCTCCGGGTTGTCCCGGCGCAACCTGATCCCGGCCGCCGAGCTGGCCGACCTGCTGGTCGCCGCGCAGGACCGGCCCTGGTTCGATACGTGGTACGAGGCACTGCCGATCGCCGGTGAGTCCGACCGCATGGTCGGCGGCACGCTGCGCTCGCGGATGCGCGACACCCCGGCCGCCGGCAACGTGCACGCGAAGACCGGTTCGCTGACCGGCGCGTCGGCGCTCTCGGGCTACGTCGACGACGCCGACGGGCGGCGGCTGGTGTTCTCGATCGTGCTCAACGACTACCTCAGCGGCAAGCCGAGCGACCTGGAGGACGCGATCGCCGTGCGGCTGGCCACCCACTCCGAGGACGCCGCGGCCCGCCTGACCAGCGTCGACATCCCGGCCGCCGACCTCCCCGACGACGTCGAGTGCTCCTGGGTCAAAGCCTGCTGA
- a CDS encoding zinc ribbon domain-containing protein, which translates to MNFCSNCGAPATGSAYCGNCGAPMTASAAAQAAAPAQAAPGASASGGAAAPGGAPASGGAPAAGGAPARNPFADIPALDYARDVVALVLLLVSFGMPWDLTDTVTGKVYVVLVTLLSVLSLSLPYLKRGGVLPASWGTAELRLARLGANAPYVVVVLITLVLGYVGENSGDGVGVGITFGLAGALLAAQGREAEQSPSGDGALWRWVTLGIGGLFALLTLISLITFLTDAAEGLEWEQTTYLIVAMLFFLALAALPLWGVFRGDAAWRDVLLLVGLVALFVGVWQLSAEGTMNDAWSLSTFGPQLILVPALAVAAAAPGLRATYRHTPGAAYWSGVGARMLELVMVTAAAGVVLYVLSIIGVEDGRGLAIVVLVLMLILALAALVGRNALVRDPNAGRAIAVVAGGVFILLGIVVAAILGASDDAFVAVVDAAIISVLWWFGVALFVVLTAPPSVRAEYGPVGASQLNLSSVLPGNGNGASTPAAAGAATGVATGAAAAAAGAAAARPAEAKADDAKVKAEAKADDAKAKAEDAKAKADEAKVKAEAAAAEKTDAAKADAAKGDEVPASPEVPADDAKPAAAGEGLLSEAKPGPISGLAVGQSAADDTATRVDQPRVEPATRVDQPAVSDTPGFDARTALDPNTPLQTLADIAAQEPGLRKYVAANPSTYPELLTWLSQLGDPEIDEALRRRGGR; encoded by the coding sequence ATGAACTTCTGCAGCAACTGCGGGGCGCCGGCCACGGGTTCGGCGTACTGCGGCAACTGCGGCGCGCCCATGACGGCGTCCGCGGCGGCCCAGGCGGCCGCTCCGGCGCAGGCAGCTCCGGGCGCCTCCGCGTCCGGTGGCGCCGCGGCGCCGGGTGGCGCGCCCGCATCCGGTGGTGCTCCCGCGGCCGGTGGCGCGCCCGCGCGCAACCCGTTCGCGGACATCCCCGCGTTGGACTACGCCCGCGACGTCGTCGCGCTGGTGCTCCTGCTCGTCTCGTTCGGCATGCCGTGGGACCTCACTGACACCGTGACCGGCAAGGTCTACGTCGTCCTGGTGACGCTGCTGTCGGTGCTGTCGCTGTCGCTGCCGTACCTCAAGCGCGGCGGCGTGCTGCCGGCGTCGTGGGGGACGGCCGAGCTGCGGCTGGCCCGGCTGGGCGCCAACGCGCCGTACGTCGTGGTCGTGCTGATCACGCTGGTGCTCGGCTACGTCGGCGAGAACAGCGGCGACGGCGTGGGCGTCGGCATCACGTTCGGCCTGGCCGGCGCGCTGCTGGCGGCGCAGGGCCGCGAGGCCGAGCAGTCGCCGTCCGGCGACGGCGCGCTGTGGCGCTGGGTCACGCTCGGTATAGGCGGGCTGTTCGCGCTGCTGACGCTGATCAGCCTGATCACCTTCCTCACCGACGCCGCCGAGGGCCTCGAATGGGAGCAGACGACGTACCTCATCGTCGCGATGCTGTTCTTCCTGGCGCTGGCCGCGCTGCCGCTGTGGGGCGTGTTCCGCGGCGACGCCGCCTGGCGCGACGTCCTCCTGCTGGTGGGCCTCGTGGCGCTGTTCGTCGGCGTCTGGCAGCTCAGCGCCGAGGGCACCATGAACGATGCCTGGAGCCTCAGCACGTTCGGCCCGCAGCTGATCCTCGTCCCGGCCCTCGCCGTCGCGGCGGCCGCGCCGGGGCTCCGGGCGACGTACCGGCACACGCCCGGCGCGGCCTACTGGTCCGGCGTCGGCGCCCGCATGCTCGAGCTGGTCATGGTCACCGCGGCCGCCGGGGTCGTGCTGTACGTGCTGAGCATCATCGGGGTCGAGGACGGCCGCGGCCTGGCCATCGTGGTCCTGGTGCTCATGCTGATCCTGGCGCTGGCCGCGCTGGTCGGCCGCAACGCGCTGGTCCGCGACCCCAACGCGGGCCGGGCCATCGCGGTCGTGGCGGGCGGGGTGTTCATCCTGCTGGGCATCGTCGTCGCGGCCATCCTGGGTGCCTCCGACGACGCGTTCGTCGCGGTCGTCGACGCTGCGATCATCAGTGTGCTCTGGTGGTTCGGGGTGGCGCTGTTCGTGGTGCTGACGGCGCCGCCGTCGGTGCGTGCCGAGTACGGCCCGGTGGGCGCCAGCCAGCTCAACCTGAGCAGCGTGCTGCCGGGCAACGGTAACGGCGCGTCGACCCCGGCTGCGGCCGGCGCCGCGACCGGGGTCGCGACCGGAGCGGCCGCGGCCGCCGCCGGTGCTGCTGCGGCCCGCCCGGCCGAGGCGAAGGCCGACGACGCCAAGGTGAAGGCCGAGGCGAAGGCCGACGACGCGAAGGCGAAGGCCGAGGACGCCAAGGCCAAGGCCGACGAGGCGAAGGTCAAGGCCGAGGCCGCGGCCGCCGAGAAGACCGACGCCGCCAAGGCCGATGCCGCCAAGGGCGACGAGGTGCCGGCCAGCCCGGAGGTCCCCGCCGACGACGCGAAGCCGGCGGCCGCCGGAGAGGGCCTGCTCAGCGAGGCCAAGCCGGGCCCGATCAGCGGCCTCGCGGTCGGCCAGTCCGCCGCCGACGACACCGCCACCCGGGTCGACCAGCCGCGGGTCGAGCCGGCCACCCGGGTCGACCAGCCGGCCGTCAGCGACACCCCCGGGTTCGACGCCCGCACGGCGCTCGACCCGAACACGCCGCTGCAGACGCTGGCCGACATCGCGGCCCAGGAACCCGGTCTGCGCAAGTACGTCGCCGCCAACCCGTCGACCTACCCGGAACTGCTGACCTGGCTGAGCCAGCTCGGCGACCCCGAGATCGACGAGGCGCTGCGCCGCCGCGGCGGCCGCTGA
- the leuA gene encoding 2-isopropylmalate synthase, translating into MSSANVWPPAQRPSGMPANRYRPFHEQIAVDLPDRTWPTKRITTAPQWCAVDLRDGNQALIDPMNAERKMRMFQLLVRMGYKEIEVGFPAASQTDFDFVRELIEGEHIPDGVVIQVLTQCRDHLIERTFQSLVGAKQAIVHLYNSTSILQRRVVFGLDRDGITDIATTGARSAQKYAEAITPDTEIYWEYSPESYTGTELDYAAEICGAVADVLQPTPDRRMIVNLPATVEMATPNVYADSIEWMHRHLPHRESMILSLHPHNDRGTGVAAAELGLLAGADRVEGCLFGNGERTGNVDLVTLGMNLFTQGIDPQIDFGDIDEIRRTVEYCNQLPVPERHPWGGDLVYTAFSGSHQDAIKKGFEALERDAKDAGVAVEDHTWEVPYLPVDPKDVGRTYEAVIRVNSQSGKGGVAYIMKTEHQLDLPRRLQIEFSGVVQGLTDGEGGEVEPARMGEVFRAEYLERDTPLALNSVHTSSAAGERDALQVGVYVDGERQVLHGSGDGPIDAFTDALRSIGHDVRVLDYAEHALTSGADAKAAAYLECSVGGEVFWGVGIDPNIVTASLKAIVSAVNRSVARTGS; encoded by the coding sequence ATGAGCAGTGCCAACGTCTGGCCGCCCGCGCAACGTCCGTCCGGTATGCCGGCGAACCGCTACCGGCCGTTCCACGAGCAGATCGCCGTCGACCTCCCGGACCGCACCTGGCCGACCAAGCGCATCACCACCGCACCCCAGTGGTGCGCCGTCGACCTGCGCGACGGCAACCAGGCGCTCATCGACCCGATGAACGCCGAGCGCAAGATGCGCATGTTCCAGCTGCTGGTGCGCATGGGCTACAAGGAGATCGAGGTCGGCTTCCCGGCCGCCAGCCAGACCGACTTCGACTTCGTCCGCGAGCTGATCGAGGGCGAGCACATCCCCGACGGCGTCGTCATCCAGGTGCTGACGCAGTGCCGCGACCACCTGATCGAGCGCACCTTCCAGTCGCTCGTGGGCGCGAAGCAGGCCATCGTCCACCTGTACAACTCGACGTCGATCCTGCAGCGCCGCGTCGTGTTCGGGCTCGACCGCGACGGCATCACCGACATCGCCACCACGGGGGCGCGGTCGGCGCAGAAGTACGCCGAGGCGATCACCCCGGACACCGAGATCTACTGGGAGTACTCGCCCGAGTCCTACACCGGCACCGAGCTCGACTACGCGGCGGAGATCTGCGGCGCCGTCGCCGACGTGCTGCAGCCGACGCCGGACCGCCGCATGATCGTGAACCTGCCGGCGACGGTCGAGATGGCGACGCCGAACGTGTACGCCGACTCCATCGAGTGGATGCACCGCCACCTGCCGCACCGCGAGTCGATGATCCTCTCGCTGCACCCGCACAACGACCGCGGGACCGGGGTCGCGGCGGCCGAGCTGGGGCTGCTGGCCGGCGCCGACCGCGTCGAGGGGTGCCTGTTCGGCAACGGCGAGCGCACCGGCAACGTCGACCTCGTCACGCTCGGCATGAACCTGTTCACGCAGGGCATCGACCCGCAGATCGACTTCGGCGACATCGACGAGATCCGCCGCACCGTCGAGTACTGCAACCAGCTGCCGGTGCCCGAGCGGCACCCGTGGGGCGGCGACCTCGTCTACACGGCGTTCTCCGGCAGCCACCAGGACGCCATCAAGAAGGGCTTCGAGGCGCTCGAGCGCGACGCCAAGGACGCCGGCGTCGCCGTCGAGGACCACACCTGGGAGGTCCCGTACCTGCCGGTCGACCCGAAGGACGTCGGCCGCACGTACGAGGCGGTCATCCGGGTCAACTCGCAGTCCGGCAAGGGCGGCGTCGCGTACATCATGAAGACCGAGCACCAGCTCGACCTCCCGCGCCGCCTGCAGATCGAGTTCTCCGGCGTCGTCCAGGGCCTCACCGACGGCGAGGGCGGCGAGGTCGAGCCGGCGCGCATGGGCGAGGTGTTCCGCGCCGAATACCTCGAGCGCGACACCCCGCTGGCGCTGAACTCGGTGCACACGTCGTCGGCGGCGGGGGAGCGCGACGCCCTGCAGGTCGGCGTGTACGTCGACGGCGAGCGGCAGGTGCTGCACGGCAGCGGCGACGGCCCGATCGACGCGTTCACCGACGCGCTGCGCAGCATCGGCCACGACGTCCGGGTGCTCGACTACGCCGAGCACGCGCTCACGTCCGGCGCCGACGCGAAGGCGGCCGCGTATCTCGAGTGCTCGGTCGGCGGCGAGGTGTTCTGGGGCGTCGGCATCGACCCCAATATCGTCACGGCGTCGCTCAAGGCCATCGTCAGCGCTGTCAACCGATCCGTCGCCCGCACTGGATCTTGA
- the ybeY gene encoding rRNA maturation RNase YbeY, whose amino-acid sequence MTIEVNNESGAEVDEKTLSDLARFVLDHQRIHPLAELAILLVDTDTMEQLHVQWMDEPGPTDVLSFPMDELRPTPDDAEPEPGLLGDVVLCPDVAATQAKAAGHSTEDELELLTAHGILHLLGYDHAEPEEEKEMFGLQKQLLSDWRDARGGGR is encoded by the coding sequence GTGACCATCGAGGTCAACAACGAGTCCGGGGCCGAGGTCGACGAGAAGACGCTCTCCGACCTCGCCCGGTTCGTCCTCGACCACCAGCGCATCCACCCGCTGGCCGAACTGGCCATCCTGCTGGTCGACACCGACACCATGGAACAGCTGCACGTGCAGTGGATGGACGAGCCCGGCCCCACCGATGTGCTGTCCTTCCCGATGGACGAGCTGCGGCCCACGCCCGACGACGCCGAGCCCGAGCCCGGCCTGCTGGGCGACGTCGTGCTCTGCCCCGACGTCGCGGCCACGCAGGCCAAGGCTGCCGGGCACAGCACCGAGGACGAGCTCGAGCTGCTGACCGCGCACGGCATACTCCACCTCCTCGGCTACGATCACGCCGAGCCGGAGGAGGAGAAGGAGATGTTCGGGCTGCAGAAACAGCTCCTGAGCGACTGGCGAGACGCCCGAGGGGGCGGCCGCTGA
- the era gene encoding GTPase Era, whose product MIGDYEGFRSGFACFVGRPNAGKSTLTNAVVGEKIAITSNRPQTTRHAIRGIVHRADGQLVIVDTPGLHRPRTLLGQRLNDLVRTTWAEVDVIGLCVPANEAIGPGDRYIATELAALKRTPKLAVVTKSDLVGPGRLAEQLAAVAELGAETGIEWADVVPVSATSGDRVGLLTELLLAQLPDGPPLYPDGELTDEPEETLIAELVREAALEGVRDELPHSIAVVVEEMIPREDRPEDKPLLDIHASLYVERDSQKAIVIGRKGSRLREVGTKARTQIERLLGTPVYLDLHVKVAKDWQRDPKQLGRLGF is encoded by the coding sequence GTGATCGGTGACTACGAGGGCTTCCGTTCCGGCTTCGCCTGCTTCGTCGGACGGCCCAACGCGGGCAAGTCGACCCTGACCAACGCGGTGGTCGGCGAGAAGATCGCGATCACCTCGAACCGGCCGCAGACCACCCGGCACGCCATCCGCGGCATCGTCCACCGTGCCGACGGCCAGCTGGTCATCGTCGACACCCCGGGGCTGCACCGGCCGCGCACGCTGCTGGGCCAGCGGCTCAACGACCTCGTGCGCACTACCTGGGCCGAGGTCGACGTCATCGGGCTGTGCGTCCCGGCCAACGAGGCCATCGGCCCCGGCGACCGGTACATCGCGACCGAGCTGGCCGCGCTGAAGCGGACGCCGAAGCTGGCCGTCGTCACGAAGAGCGACCTGGTCGGCCCCGGCCGGCTGGCCGAGCAGCTGGCCGCCGTCGCCGAGCTGGGCGCCGAGACCGGCATCGAGTGGGCCGACGTCGTCCCCGTCTCCGCGACGTCCGGCGACCGCGTCGGGCTGCTCACCGAGCTGCTGCTGGCCCAGCTGCCCGATGGGCCGCCGCTCTACCCCGACGGCGAGCTGACCGACGAGCCGGAGGAGACGCTGATCGCCGAGCTGGTCCGCGAGGCCGCGCTCGAGGGTGTCCGCGACGAGCTGCCGCACTCCATCGCCGTCGTGGTCGAGGAGATGATCCCGCGCGAGGACCGCCCCGAGGACAAGCCGCTGCTCGACATCCACGCCAGCCTCTACGTCGAGCGCGACAGCCAGAAGGCCATCGTCATCGGCCGCAAGGGGTCGCGGCTGCGCGAGGTCGGCACGAAGGCGCGGACGCAGATCGAGCGGCTGCTCGGCACCCCCGTCTACCTCGACCTGCACGTCAAGGTCGCCAAGGACTGGCAGCGAGACCCGAAGCAACTCGGCAGGCTCGGCTTCTGA
- a CDS encoding cytidine deaminase: MSDALDPEDQKILILARSARARTGAPAGAAVRDADGRTYAAADVVLPSLRLTALQLAVASAVSSGATGLEAAAVVTGDAAGEVDTAVVSDLGGPGIPVYVAGPDGTPISALRS, encoded by the coding sequence GTGAGCGACGCACTCGACCCCGAGGACCAGAAGATCCTGATCCTGGCCCGGTCCGCCCGGGCCCGCACCGGGGCGCCCGCCGGCGCCGCCGTCCGCGACGCCGACGGCCGCACCTACGCCGCCGCCGACGTCGTGCTGCCGTCGCTGCGCCTCACCGCGCTGCAGCTGGCGGTCGCGTCGGCGGTGTCAAGCGGCGCCACGGGGCTCGAGGCCGCGGCGGTCGTCACCGGTGACGCCGCCGGCGAGGTCGACACCGCGGTGGTGTCGGATCTCGGCGGACCGGGTATACCGGTGTACGTCGCGGGTCCCGACGGCACGCCGATCTCGGCGCTGCGTTCGTAG
- a CDS encoding PhoH family protein translates to MTKTEQAEQQAAQHTIVVPTSISMVSLLGSADELIKVVESSFPDVDIHVRGNQITMTGRPGDIAEAEGVIDEMVAVLRTGQGMSPEAVERTVAMLRARTGERPAEVLTANILSNRGRTIRPKTLNQKRYVDAIDKHTVIFGIGPAGTGKTYLAVAKAVQALQAKQVSRILLTRPAIEAGERLGFLPGTLSEKIDPYLRPLYDALHDMMDPASIPRLMTEGTIEVAPLAYMRGRTLNDAFVILDEAQNTSAEQMKMFLTRLGFGSKMVITGDVTQVDLPAGTTSGLRVVEGILDGIDDVHFCRLSSRDVVRHRLVGEIVEAYTRYDAAQEAAGGNGRPRVPGRRP, encoded by the coding sequence ATGACGAAGACAGAACAGGCCGAACAGCAGGCCGCCCAGCACACCATCGTCGTGCCGACGAGCATCTCCATGGTGAGCCTGCTCGGGTCCGCCGACGAGCTCATCAAGGTCGTCGAGTCGTCCTTCCCCGACGTCGACATCCACGTGCGCGGCAACCAGATCACCATGACCGGCCGGCCGGGCGACATCGCCGAGGCCGAGGGCGTCATCGACGAGATGGTGGCCGTGCTGCGCACCGGTCAGGGCATGTCGCCCGAGGCCGTCGAGCGCACGGTGGCCATGCTGCGCGCGCGCACCGGCGAGCGGCCGGCCGAGGTGCTCACGGCCAACATCCTGTCCAACCGCGGGCGCACCATCCGGCCGAAGACGCTGAACCAGAAGCGCTACGTCGACGCCATCGACAAACACACCGTCATCTTCGGCATCGGCCCGGCCGGCACCGGCAAGACGTACCTCGCGGTCGCGAAGGCCGTGCAGGCGCTGCAGGCCAAGCAGGTCAGCCGCATCCTGCTCACCCGCCCGGCCATCGAGGCGGGCGAGCGGCTGGGCTTCCTCCCCGGCACGCTGTCGGAGAAGATCGACCCGTACCTGCGGCCGCTCTACGACGCGCTGCACGACATGATGGACCCCGCGTCCATCCCGCGACTGATGACCGAGGGCACCATCGAGGTCGCGCCGCTGGCGTACATGCGCGGGCGCACGCTCAACGACGCGTTCGTCATCCTCGACGAGGCGCAGAACACCTCCGCCGAGCAGATGAAGATGTTCCTCACCCGGCTCGGCTTCGGGTCGAAGATGGTCATCACCGGCGACGTCACCCAGGTCGACCTCCCGGCCGGCACCACCAGCGGGCTGCGCGTCGTCGAGGGCATCCTCGACGGCATCGACGACGTCCACTTCTGCCGTCTGAGCAGCCGCGACGTCGTCCGGCACCGGCTCGTGGGCGAGATCGTCGAGGCGTACACCCGCTACGACGCCGCGCAGGAGGCGGCAGGGGGCAACGGGCGGCCGCGCGTTCCCGGCCGGCGCCCGTGA
- a CDS encoding TetR/AcrR family transcriptional regulator, with protein sequence MATAKGEQRRTALVRAAADLLQGGGLEAVSHRAVAGRAGLPLGATTYYFADLTELRRAAVDALAEDDVARMAAAVEALPTRRRGAAVAARLIATLLTPDEYGALVAWYERYVLAAREPLFAAAARRSNAAALESVAAVLERSELTAGVAPQVVLAVVDGAVLGALADGADLEGARVAAADALTVVLDLA encoded by the coding sequence ATGGCCACCGCGAAGGGCGAGCAACGGCGCACCGCGCTGGTCCGCGCCGCCGCCGACCTGCTGCAGGGCGGCGGGCTGGAGGCGGTCAGCCACCGCGCGGTGGCGGGCCGGGCGGGGCTGCCCCTGGGCGCCACGACGTACTACTTCGCCGACCTGACGGAGCTGCGCCGGGCCGCGGTCGACGCCCTGGCCGAGGACGACGTCGCGCGCATGGCCGCCGCCGTCGAGGCGCTGCCCACCCGGCGACGCGGCGCGGCCGTGGCGGCCCGGCTGATCGCCACTTTGCTGACGCCGGACGAGTACGGCGCGCTGGTCGCCTGGTACGAGCGGTACGTGCTGGCCGCCCGCGAGCCGCTGTTCGCGGCGGCCGCCCGGCGCAGCAACGCGGCGGCGCTCGAGAGCGTCGCGGCCGTGCTGGAGCGGTCCGAGCTGACGGCGGGCGTGGCACCACAGGTGGTGCTCGCGGTGGTCGACGGCGCGGTGCTCGGAGCGCTGGCCGACGGCGCGGACCTGGAGGGGGCGCGCGTCGCGGCCGCCGACGCCCTCACCGTCGTGCTCGACCTCGCCTGA
- a CDS encoding hemolysin family protein, whose translation MFASPLPAAVLAAGGATTAGGASTVWLLVSAAVLVVVAMLFAMSEAALTSLSRTRAEELHRAGRRGSDALVRVASDPVPALNTALLLRMACEVAAVVMVAVVCEEFFTPWWQTLLVAAGSMVVVSFVVIGVAPRTLGRQHAEGIALAFAGLLLGVTRVLGPIPRLLILLGNALTPGKGFREGPFATEAELRELVDLAEAGRIIESGERQMIHSVFELGDTVVREVMVPRTDVVFIEAHKTLRQFQSLALRSGFSRIPAVGPGGLDDIVGITYLKDVARRLYDNRDAESVERVESVLRPAFFVPDSKPADDLLREMQAQRTHVAVVVDEYGGTAGLVTIEDILEEIVGEITDEYDADEDGVETLDDGVVRVSSRLHIDDLGELFGLELSDDDVDTVGGLMAKQLGRVPIAGAEVVVAGLRLVAEDPSGRRNRIGTVRVSRLVQVTDNEPHEEHA comes from the coding sequence ATGTTCGCCTCACCGCTGCCCGCCGCCGTCCTGGCCGCCGGTGGCGCCACCACCGCGGGTGGTGCGTCCACCGTCTGGCTGCTGGTCTCGGCGGCGGTGCTGGTGGTCGTCGCGATGCTGTTCGCGATGTCCGAGGCGGCGCTGACCAGCCTCTCGCGCACCCGCGCCGAGGAGCTGCACCGCGCGGGCCGCCGCGGGTCCGACGCGCTGGTGCGGGTCGCCTCCGACCCCGTCCCCGCGCTCAACACCGCGCTGCTGCTGCGCATGGCCTGCGAGGTCGCCGCGGTCGTCATGGTCGCGGTCGTGTGCGAAGAGTTCTTCACCCCGTGGTGGCAGACGCTGCTGGTCGCCGCCGGCAGCATGGTCGTGGTGTCGTTCGTCGTCATCGGCGTCGCGCCGCGCACGCTGGGCCGCCAGCACGCCGAGGGCATCGCGCTGGCCTTCGCCGGCCTGCTGCTCGGCGTCACCCGGGTGCTCGGCCCCATCCCGCGCCTGCTCATCCTGCTGGGCAACGCGCTCACCCCGGGCAAGGGCTTCCGCGAGGGGCCGTTCGCGACGGAGGCAGAGCTGCGCGAGCTGGTCGACCTCGCCGAAGCCGGGCGCATCATCGAGTCCGGCGAGCGGCAGATGATCCACTCGGTGTTCGAACTGGGCGACACCGTGGTCCGCGAGGTCATGGTGCCGCGCACCGACGTCGTGTTCATCGAGGCGCACAAGACGCTGCGGCAGTTCCAGTCGCTGGCGCTGCGCAGCGGGTTCAGCCGCATCCCGGCGGTCGGCCCGGGCGGGCTCGACGACATCGTCGGCATCACCTACCTCAAGGACGTCGCCCGCCGGCTCTACGACAACCGCGACGCCGAGTCCGTCGAGCGGGTCGAGTCGGTGCTGCGGCCGGCGTTCTTCGTCCCCGACTCCAAGCCGGCCGACGACCTCCTGCGCGAGATGCAGGCACAGCGCACCCACGTCGCCGTCGTCGTCGACGAGTACGGCGGCACCGCCGGCCTGGTCACCATCGAGGACATCCTCGAAGAGATCGTCGGCGAGATCACCGACGAGTACGACGCCGACGAGGACGGCGTCGAGACCCTCGACGACGGCGTGGTCCGGGTCAGCTCCCGGCTGCACATCGACGACCTCGGCGAGCTGTTCGGGCTGGAGCTGTCCGACGACGACGTCGACACCGTCGGCGGCCTCATGGCCAAGCAATTGGGCCGGGTCCCGATCGCCGGCGCCGAGGTCGTCGTCGCCGGGCTGCGGCTGGTCGCCGAGGACCCGTCCGGGCGCCGCAACCGCATCGGAACCGTCCGGGTGAGCCGGCTCGTTCAGGTCACCGACAACGAGCCGCACGAGGAGCATGCGTGA
- a CDS encoding multidrug efflux SMR transporter, with protein sequence MAWLYVIVGGLFETAFAISLKESNGFTRLWPTVSFAVTVAISMGLLGLGLRELPVGTAYAVWVGIGAVGTAIVGMLFFDDPATFLRLSAIGLIVAGVVLLNLSGGSGH encoded by the coding sequence ATGGCGTGGCTCTACGTGATCGTCGGCGGGCTGTTCGAGACGGCCTTCGCGATCTCGCTCAAGGAGTCGAACGGGTTCACCCGGCTCTGGCCGACGGTGAGCTTCGCCGTCACGGTCGCGATCAGCATGGGCCTGCTCGGCCTCGGCCTGCGCGAACTGCCGGTCGGCACGGCGTACGCGGTCTGGGTCGGCATCGGCGCGGTCGGCACCGCCATCGTCGGCATGCTGTTCTTCGACGACCCGGCGACGTTCCTGCGCCTCTCGGCGATCGGCCTCATCGTGGCCGGCGTCGTCCTGTTGAACCTGTCCGGCGGGTCGGGGCACTGA